In Anolis carolinensis isolate JA03-04 chromosome 4, rAnoCar3.1.pri, whole genome shotgun sequence, the genomic window aagttggaagagaccacaagggccatccagtccaacctcctaccatgcagggacatacaataaaacatttctgacagacggccatccagcctcttcttaaaaacctccagagaacttCATCACACTCTCAGGCAGGATTTTTTAATTTTAGAGAAGCTACGAACATGCATCCCTTTTATTTTGATATCTACAGTATGCTGGATAATGTTGAAGCAGTAGTTGGTTCTTGTTGAACCCTTGTAGCATTTTTATAATGCCAGTAAGGTTGATTTTAGTTAAACATTCCCGAGaatattcttgttttgttttggtggAGTTGGCTGCCCCCAAATGATTGGAACAATGCTGTCTCCATTTGTATAGTTACAACTTCACCAAGTGGGGTCTTGGTTGGTTTTCCGCACTGGACCTGGTTGACAATTCTTGTGCCAATTTCTataatgtttcaatttttttaatccCAGGTTTGCAGGCGATTGGGAATTATAGAGGTTGACTACTTCGGACTCCAGTTCACAGGGAGCAAAGGCGAGAATTTGTGGTTGAATCTACGAAACAGAATATCCCAGCAGATGGACGGTCTGCCTCCTTACAGATTGAAGCTGCGTGTCAAGTTTTTTGTGGAGCCACATCTCATCTTGCAAGAACAAACAAGGTAAGGGAAAATTAGTCCCTAGTAAATTTGTTCATTGCCCATAAAATCAATCTGATTTGTCAGTTGCACAGAGTGTAATTTGGGTTTGTGAGTCTAAAATACACCCAAAGCATTTAATCTGAACTTCTggatttattataaaatattttcataagCGAAAAAGCCTGTTCTAACACACAGTATTAACATAAGGGGAACTGCCAATGACTCATCTAATTATAGAAGCATTTCCACAAGTCAAGTGGAAGAAACAAAGTATTGGCTCAGATGCCCGATAGTAACCTCTTAGCAGTGTTATTACAGGCCATTTTTAAAAGTTCACAGCAGGAAACTGTCCCTCCAGTGTTTCAGCTTGCAGAACTCCTCCTTTTAGTCTGGTATCATATTACCGCAATGTTTCAAACAACTGTGGGCTTACTGCAAACTGCAGAAAGAAGAtcactctttttcttctttagaaAAAAACAATTGAACAGGATAGGTAACTTAATCCTAGTCTTTGAGTTcacaaatataattaaaatgaagaaGACAACATTTATTCACAATGGTGCCTGTTTAGGAAGGATTTTCTGGGAAAATGTCACCCAGAAAAAAAACATATACTTGAGTTGAAGTTTtctaaattaaaatagaattatgatGTGATTAGGAAATATGTTTGTCTGAATACTAGTCTCTGATTGatttaacatacagtagagtctcacttatccaacagtcacttatccaacgttctggattaacgcattttgtagtcaatgttttcaatacatcgtgatattttggtgctaaatttgtaaatacagtaattacaacacaattttactgcgtattgaactacttttgctgtcaaatttgctgtataacatgatgttttggtgcttaatttgtaaaatcataacctaatttgatgtttaataggcttttccttaatccctccttattatccaacatattcgcttatccagcattctgctggcccgtttatgttggataagtgagactctactataattatAGGTATACTTTGAAGGTCTTGGTGCTCTTTTACTGCTTTGTAGTTTATGTTGTAATACATTGAATGCATAATTTTCTAGGTAAGCACTTGTAAGGGCCATCAGTCACAGGGCTCTATGGCTTACCTGTTCATGGGTTCATTGTGGTGCTAATACTTGGCAGAGTGGAGCATATCTAAAATGATATGTGTATTTCCTAGTTATTGCCTATTTTATCTTCCCAGATGAGCCTTCCTTCACATATGAGGAAAGAGTATTCGTATTAATTGTGTTGCTTACTATTTCActagtaaaaaacaacaacactgtatAGTAGAACTTGGTACATGCTTGTTAATTCTGTTGGAGTTCTGTGAAGCCCTGGCTTACAGCTGACTGGGCTTATTAAGACTTTTCCCCAGTACAAAAAAAAAGTCTGGAGCCGGATTTATGTTCTGCCTTCTTGCCAGCTTTGAAAGGCTATGAATGCTAGCCCCAAAGAATGCAGAAAGTACACAAATATGTCTTTGAGTAATGAGTGTCCTTTCACCTATTTAAGCAATCCTGTTTAagacaggccgggctgtggcacagctggttagtaaccagctgctataaatcactactgaccgagaggtcatgagttcaaagcccgggtcgggttaagcctctgaccaaaaaaaaataaaaatagccccggcttgctgttgacctagcagccccgaaagacagttgcatctgtcaagtagggaaaatttagggacgctttatgcgggaggctaatttaactaatctacaacaccataaaaaaaactgctcacaaggaaaagaagaggaagagcagccaccaatggacggtgaagcaacagctccccctgtggccggaatcgtgaagctggaaagatgttaaaaaatgcctctgtgtctgtctaaaactgaatgttgtttgtctgttggcattgaatgtttgccatatatgtgttcattgtaatccgccctgagtccccttcggggtgagaagggcgaaatataaatactgtaaataaataaataaataacttcccAGTGCTCCCACAAATGGGGAATGGTCTGCTCATAGAAGGAGACATTGCTCATTGTTTACCAGCATATAAGCTGCCCCTTCAGACTGCAGGCAAAACTCTTAGCATAAGGGGGTATTGGACACCTCACTCCATGGGCTTAAAAAGCTGGGGTTGTTCTCAACAGcattaaataattttaatgttggGATCATCTTCTAGTGCATTTGATATACTTTAACTGAGCTTTGAGTAGCACTGAAAGGATCAGTTCCCATGCACTCACATAatgtactgattttttaaaaaatataattattaacCCTTCATATCTGTGTTAATATGCTTTTTTAATAAAAAGCTGTGTCTGAGGGAGAGAAGGATAAAAAGCTGCTGGGGTAGTGGATTTTTTGGTGTAAATTATAGGAATCTAAACCTGCGCCACTGTACACATAACTCTGAATTGGATTTTTGTGTACATTGTTGCCTATAATACTGCTTTTAATATGTATAAGAATATTATATGAAGCACAACATTTTCATTGTCATTCTGTTGTTAATTTGATTTAATATTACTTCTGTTTGCTTTTGCTGTGGCAAATCActgatattatttttgtttttattatactaCACTTTCACTTCCAAGAAGAAAAAGTAGGAATAGTTTTACAGTTGAAACTTCACAAGTATGTGCAAAGTTCAAGTGTTCccaatattttacatttttactgTATTCAGTGAAATGTAATATTTGGCTATTGAATAAAGAGGGTAAATGGAAGATATGTAAagtatttaaaagtatttttgaaataaatgatATGGTAGTGCTGAAATAACATAAGGGAGATTCTGATGCTGATGTTTCTGGCAATTTATATGGAAATACTTGATTGATTTTGGTAAAGCCAAGGTAGCTATTTCAAAACTACCAACTTTAGAACATGAATTACTGTGCAATGTGGCAGCTGGAAAAGTGGTTTGGGGTGTGGTTTTTGCATTTGTTAAAAAACTGCTGGCTGCAGCACAGGCTTTTTCTCTGGAGAAGCAAAACAATGTAACTATAGGTCATTGACTGAAAGTAACCTTTACTAGCAGCAAGGCTGTTCTACCAATTAGGTTCGAGTTTCTGGTGAAATTCAACACCTGATTGGTCTGCAACAGTTGTCTCTGTGGGGAAAGTTCTGCTTTTGCGGTTGTGGCTTTTTACAATGCCAGTAATAGGCCTAAGCTTTAGTCTTCTTTGGAATAGCTGTACAGTGAGTGAATGCGTTCAGACTCATGCATTACATTTTGCCCCAAATGTAGGgttatattttcattttaatgttAACAGTAAAATTAATTTTGCTACTTAAATAATTTGTATCATGGCAGTATTGTACTAAATACTTTAGAGTAAAGAATACAGGAAAACCAGTGATATTGCCCTAATATTACAGTATGAAACTAATTGTCTGATATCCCTGCACTGTGAAAAGGTTTAATTCAGTATTTTGACTTGTATAGTGACCTATTGTACTTGATTTCAAAAGGCTTGCTCAGTTGAAATATTTGTACATAtgagagatgtcttattttcaagttgtaatccaatagtATGGACACTGAACTAGATAAAGCACCTACTTATCAGTGTGCCATAAAATCTAATGGCTGCTTCTAAGGTTTGCGAGAGTGCTTCTAATCTAGATGTATGAAGCAGAGTTGAACAACCGAGAATAACCTTTCCCCTAATtgatcagcagctcagcaaacCCTGGGAATCTTGCAGCTACAGCTGCTTTGTTTTGTATGACATAGCTGTATGGTATTGCATTATAAGCCACAGTCTGCAGCAATTCTTACATGCTAGAAAACAGATATTCCTTTATCTTTTTGCTCAATACTGATACTTCTCCACACCATATCATTAAGTCTAGATTCAAAGCTTGATTTCTTACCCAGATTTTCAGTTTTCAGACTTCTCTACATTAAAATGAACATGTCTTTCCCTTTTTAGGCATTTATTTTTCTTGCATATAGAGGAAGATCTTCTATCTGGTAACCTTCAGTGTTCATCTGAGCATGCAGTTGAACTCAGTGCACTTCTTGCCCAGTTGAAGTTTGGTGATTATAATCAAAATACTGCTAAATATCACTATGAAGAGTTCTGTGCAAAGGAGCTTACCACAGCTGTTTTGGAAAGGTAAGAAGGTTTAGTAATTCTGAGCTAATCATACTAGAAACAGCTGTCTAAGCATACAGCAAATACTACTTTTTGTTTGAAGGCCTGATAATCAGCCTAGAATTCAATATCTTGTTTACAAAGcatctgacaaagaagctccttttaacTAAGTCATCATACAAAGGCCATCCTGCCTCCTGTTATTTCTCAGAGTGTTTTCCTATCAGCAGCTAGAGAATGACAAAAGAGAGCTAGAGAAACAAAATTTTGGTATTGAGTTCTAGCACTGTGTCTGGAGGAGTAAACAATGCAGTAAACCtgagctgggaaagaatggggTTCTACTGTAGCCAGTTGTACCACTGCTTGGGTGCCTGCTTACAAAAGGCAAAGCAAGGAACAACTGCCTCCAGAATCTTTTACCAAGTAAGTGTGAACAGCAAAACAGGGAGAAAGGGGCAGAGCAGATGAGTTTGCCTTACCTCAGCATTTTTAAAAGCCTAGATATATTTCCACCAAAAGGGAAATCATAAATCtggtgaaaggaaaaaaatatcccTGGGTGCGTTTTGGAAGAGGATTCCAATTCATCTTTCGAAGGTTCGCAGTGTTTCTTTTTATCTgtggaagatttatttatttatttacagcatttatattccacccttctcaccctgaaggagactcacattacacatataggcaaacattcaatgccttgacatagaacaaagacaagacaaatgcaggctctgagctggcctcgaactcatgacctcttggtcagagtgattggtctcagctggctgctcaccagcttgtgccacagcctgggcctgacCAGAGTGTTTTTATTTCACGTGTGTATGCTGTTAGCTTTGAATTAAATGTTTGCTGAGTGAGCCATGTTAAACTGTTCTTCTttcagtgttatttatttctcggGCACCAACATTTCTATTAAAGAAAGAAGGCCCAGAAACACAACTTTTTTTGTTAACTAAGCTATATCTGGAAATTTAAAgtgcttattttcatttttaaagatcaTATTTCTATTTCCATAAATCATCTCAATTTTCCTGATTGtaatgttgctgttgttattaatgTTTAATTGGTTATAAAATGATTCTAAATTTTAAGCTCTTCAGCTGTATTGGGCCATAAACAATAATCCCTATCCATCGCCATGCTGCTGAGATCTGTAGTCTAAAATATCAGGAAGTCACTACGATGCAGTGTCTTAAATATTAAGAAGCCCTTTACTAGCTGTGTTAAAGCAGATCAAAGGTAGCAAACTCTGTACAATGTTAATTAAAATCtccaaagtaaataaagaactcaTCAAAAACCACGATATAAATCTTCAAAATAAAGGATGTCTTGTTTGGAAAGCtagtttaaaaaaactaaaatttaGACCATTTATCTGAGTGATAAATCTATTTCATCTTTTTGATACCTCTGCAGTATTATCACAAAACATAAGGAACTTGAAGGTCTCAGCCAAACTTCAGGAGAATATCAAGTTTTGCAGATCGTGTCAACTCTGGAAAACTATGGGATAGAGTGGCATTCTGTGAGAGACAGCGAAGGGCAAAAACTGTTTATTGGTGTTGGTCCTGAAGGCATTGCCATCTGTAAAGATGACTTCATTCCCATCAACAGGTATTTATTAGATCTGTCTccaaaaacacatacaaacaacTGTGATAATCGTGGAATTACCTGCTGTTCCAAATTAGTGTCCAAGAATAATCTCAATTCTTCAGAGTTTTGCTGCTGAAGCAGATTAtttatgtttaaaaaatgaagagtTCTCAAATAGAGTTACTGTAACTTTAAAACTCCTTTTCATACCAAAAAAATACTGAAACATACTTAGCTGATATGTGGATTGCAAGAAGCTTCTTAAGACTGCATGTTAGCAGTGGATCAGGCCAGAACTCAATGTGTTATGAGCAAACCATACTTTATTCTTTGTTCTAACTCTGTCACATATATACCCTTCTCAGCTGACATTTATGCCATTCTCAGCTGATCAGTTCAgatctggggaggggggggggatctggGGGGAAAGAGGAATTATTTTTCTTACTGTCGCAGCACTGTGTGGAGAGTTCTGAGCCATTGTAGAATTTACTCTGGTTAGGATGAAGACAACACAATATCTGCACCTCTGCTCATTTGTGCTAGTGAGGCAGTTGTAAGCTCTTTGTGCAACAAATGAGGATAAGGATCATACCAGCAAAAGGAGGCAGGGTGTGTGGCCTGGAATATTACTACAGGCAAGATTTGGAAAACATGTAAACCATGTCAGATTAATTCCTGCTATAAAGTTTTACTCAGTGACAGATTACAGTCTCCATAAACCCCAGCTGTAATAGTAATCAAGAGTAATGGGGTTTGTAATCTAAGTCTTATGAAGGGTGCCACACCAAGGAAGACAGTGTTAAACTGTTGAAATAGTTGATGCTGGTAGTGCTTCTTCCAGAAGCTCATGGTGTGGAAATAGTGTGCCATTGTGATTAGGTTTTTGGAATGGGTGTTTGAGAGATCAAGGATCTAGTCCCTGTTGGATCACTAAACCCTTAGATAATGTTGGACCAATTACTCTTTCTCAGCCTAACATCCTTCACAGGATTGTCAGAACAAAGTGAGGAGTTGAGTGTGTGGGGTATTGAACTCACTAGAGGAAAGGACAGTACGTAATTCCAACAAATAAGTCTTAGTTCATTGTGGCAGTTGTAAGGCTACTGTGTATCTTTTGTTTCTTGAACATTCTctctttttgctttgctttttaggATTGCATATCCAGTTGTTCAGATGGCAACCCAGTCTGGGAAGAATGTGTACTTAACTGTGACCAAGGAATCTGGCAATAGTATAGTTCACCTTTTCAAGATGATCAGCACCAGAGCAGCTAGTGGATTGTATAGGGCAATAACAGAAACACATGCATTTTACAGGTTTGTATTtctagaaaaataagaaaacgaGAGTAACGTGTAAGTGAGCAGATGCATGCTAAATATCAATGCTTGGTTCTTATACAAAGCTCTTACAGTTCTGATGTAACTATACTGTAGATAGCAGTGTTCTGGAAAATAAAAAGTTTCCTTTTATTCAAGTGCAGTGGCCACCTGAATTAAATTTAGTTTTGAAATACTATTTCTGTTTGGAGTAGGAGGGAATGTTTGAAGCCTGTGCAAACGCTGCACAACGTTAGCACTTCCTAAAAATAACATTGCTTCAACTGCTTCTACAGTTCTGGTGTAATTAATTGCTAAATTCGCCTGAGGATCATGATTTTGAGATTGAGCTTGTAACAAGGTTGTCTCAACTCATTTTCTTTAGAGCaatgaaatattttgttttcaGAATGGTCTCCTATGTCATTATGCAGTTGACTTAGTTGTATGTGTTTTATCCCCTAAATAGGTGTGACACAGTTACCAGTGCCGTCATGATGCAGTACAGTCGAGACTTAAAAGGCCACTTGGCATCCTTGTTCTTGAATGAAAATATTAATCTTGGCAAAAAATATGTGTTTGATATTAAGCGGACATCTAAAGAGGCATATGATCATGCAAGGCGGGCCCTTTACAATGCTGGCATTGTAGATCTAGTTTCCAGGAGCGACCAGAGCCCACCCAATTCCCCCCTCAAGTCTTCAGAAAGCAGTATGAACTGTGAAACCTGTGAGGGCCTGAACTGCCAGCAAACAAAAGCTCTTCAAGAAAAACTACGGAAGCTCAAAGAATCTCTGCTGTGTATGCTTTGTTGTGAAGAAGAAATCAATTCAACGTTTTGCCCATGTGGTCATACTGTGTGCTGTGAATCGTGTGCTGCACAGTTACAGGTAACTATCAAAAACTTCTTGAGTTTTGgctacaaaacaggagggggATTTGACAGCATCATATAATCTATTCATTATTTTTGTTAGGAGTATTTGTTAGAGCAGGTTTTGCCCAGTTCAGGTATTTCAGACTAATTGGTACTTTACCAAATGGTCGTCTTCCAAAATGGTTGAAAATGAGTAACAATCAACATACGAAATCTACAAACTTACAAACTTCTTTCCAAAGCTAGATTTTGCCATGGGTATGAATAAGAAGCAATTAAGAGTAGCCACGTGAGGTAGATTCAAGAAGGGATCTACATCAATTAGATCTGAGAATTCTttcccttgttctcctttctgaaAACTAAATACTTTGGAGATATTGGATCAAACTTCAGCCATCTTTTTAAAGAATTACCTGAAGAATTACTGTAGTTTTAAAGGGACACCTGTGCCATTTGAAAATAGCCTGTGCATTTGTAGCCAATAAGTAAGTCTCAGGTCATTCTACAGAGAGAGGAAAGTGCCAGCACTGCCTTAGCCACCATCCTCACACCCAGGCCTTCAAAATTTACCTGTAACTTGATAATACAACATGCTAActatttagtgtttttttttttgttctctttGTCTTGAATGTGTTACATATTTGAAGGCTTTTTTGTTATGGTCTTTGGTTAGCAAAATAAATGGGAAAGAGCATATTGTTAATACTCTGCTGTAACGTCACAACTTCTGTTCTTTTCTTCTAGTCATGTCCAGTGTGCCGATCCCGCGTGGAGCACGTCCAGCACGTGTATTTGCCTACCCACACAAGTCTACTTAACCTGACCATAATATGACTTTGGTGTTGACCACTGGAAAATACACACCATTCAAGCTTCTAAGCTATCTTGTACTTCCAATATACTGCACTAATGTTCACTCCAGCTCCATTGATGGTGAAGGAAAGCAGTTACTTCAGCATCTGCCAGCAATTATAAATGGAAAggaaagctgcaaagctattgggggggaggggggagtgtcTGATCAGACTTTGAGAGTATTTCTTGGGTATATGCTGTGAATGACTAGTAGACAACCTCATGTCACTTGAAACAATTTTGTTCATACAATGGCAATATTTTGAGAGGGCAGAGTTGAAAACTTTATAGTATCCAGCAGGATCGGCCTAACTTGTTTTATGCATTttataaagattatttttatttactttatatagCATGATCACTCCATTTATGTTTTAGTAAAACTAGTGTTTTAATATCTACATCTATTGTAGTCTGATTTAGTTTCTACTTTTAGCCTTGCTGAAGTAAGAAACTATTTTTAAACCCAATATACTTAAAAACCTAAGATTACAAAGCTTTAAACCAATAGCTGCATTTGTTTTCAGCAAAACAGATCAGGTtactttgaaaattattttcagCATTTGAGTAGATTTGGCAGCCTGTTTGGTACCTTCTAAGGGAATGatgaaggacattttaaaaacaatgtttgAACATCAGAACAATAGAAACATTTTTCTCTTCCAAGAGTAAATAGTGGTTTCTGTTCATCTGCCTTGTGTTTGGAGGAACTTTTCCTCAAACAATATAATCTTTGTGGTTTTCTATAATATAGTTATGTTaagttatttgtttaaaaaaaccgTCTTACCTTGTACCACAAACCCTATCcttgggcattttggactttggtCAACTAGTGAATGATCCAGAATATTGAAAACTAGACGACCATGATTGGGTGCAATACTAGCTGAAATGAAAGCTAGAAAAGTCACTTTACTGAGACTTTCTGAATATACTTTTCATATTGCCTTAACGTAGCAGTAATGTGTGTATGCATTTGTTTCTTTGCACAGACATTTTGTCAAAATATTAAAACTCTACTTTTTTATGGCACATTAGCATATAAACCTTACTCCAAAAGGTATTTATTTTTTCACTTtgtaaaatgttttgtttccacATGAAGCAAGAGCTCCAATATGGTAGACAAAGTTGTCTTTTTTATATATTCAGGTTAATAAAGgacttttaaaatagaatttttcAGTATTCCTTTGTTTTACATAAAGTTTGCATTGTAATTCCCATCAAATGTGTTAAATTAACCATTTATTATGTCTGTGGTAGCAATGTCACAGTGAACCCTATGGTATACATTGTGGTGTAAGTTGGCCTTTATGGGTAGGAAACTTTTAATTCTGAggaagaaatatgttttaaatgggGATGAATTTCTCAATGTGAATAAGAGAAGAACTATCCTAAGCACACTGGTTTAGGTTTGCCTCCCAGGTTTTAGAAAGTCCCTAAAACTTGGGAGAGCTGCCATACTTTGACATCAGCCTCTACACTACTCATTATCTTAATACTCAGCCTCCAAACTGGGTGAAAATCAAGTGTCTCTCTTGTCAGACTATAATCTCCATTAGACCTAACCAGCATAACTAATAATGAGGAAGTCTAGGAGTTTCAattcaacatttggagggccctGTGATGTCCACTTTGCTCTAAAATGGCATGCAGTGTTCTGAGTAAATATGCTGTCTTAATAGCAAATGCATTTTCTAAATGGTGGGGataatgtctttaaaaaaaaaagcaagactgGACTTGGACAGGAGATACTCATCTAAATATTTAAGAGCCCAAGGGAAAAGAATTCAGTATCCTGTGCAGGTGTTGCATGCTGATAGTGATCCAGTTAAGAATAATGAATTTTGTCGACTTGGCAAACAGTATGACTGCATCACCCTAGGTTCAAGAACAAAATCAGGTTGTATAGCAATTAACATGTAATTGTAAATGTTGTTTAAAAGCTTTAAGAGAGTTTTATTAGTAATTGCTGATAAGAACTTGATGTGATAGCATTACATAAACCTATATAcaagaaagaaagatacaccaaACTGGCTTTATATTTACCGTTGCATATTCTACCAGCTGCACAGCATGAAAATCTACAATTGTAAAATAGGCAAAATTATCAATATGGAATTTTATATGGAGAGTTTGTATGTGCTGAAATGCAAAGGTATCCTTCACCTCTTAAGTATCTGACAAAAGAAATCCCAAAATGTCAGCCAAAGCTTTTATTCAAACCAGCAAAATTGCACTGAACATGAATACTGTTAAGTTTTTCCTATCTCCTCCATCAAGCTATCACAGTGCAGAAAATGATGGGGAAATGTTTAAAACACACACAGCCACAGAGGTGGAAAGCTGCTGCTTTGAGTGAGCCAAGGGCTTTCAAGGGTTGTCTAAGGGGAAAGTTGAATTTTTAAATTGAGAAATTCAAGCAATATATGAAAGACCGTGACTGGGAAGGCACAAAGTGCATTTTCAACAGCAGACTTATTTTGTACCACAAGAAGTGGATAAATTTGCAGGAGCCTTTTGCATCTATCCAAAGGTTTAGGGTTTTTGTAGTTGTTTATTGCATCAAGTGAACTTCAACTTGtcgccctatgaatgagagacctccaaatcagCCTATCCTCAACTGATTTTGCAGACTCTGGGCTATGGCTGCCTTAGTTGTGTctctccatctggaatgtggtcttcatcTTTTCCAACTGCCTTACCAAATAGTAATACTGACTTTTTTAGTGAGTCATAGCTCATGATACGACCAAAGTAACAGCACTCTCATAGTCATCTTTACTTCCAGATTACTGTTATATTAAACTTTTCTGTTGTATCTATTCAATCAATTCCAGATGAAATATGCTCTTAGCCATTGTTCCTTGCCCTGAATCTATGTTGTCAAAATATGATATACATTTTGCCTCTTCTCCCCCAATAAAGCCATATAGGAGGTAATGTGGAAAGGAGATGAAAGCCATTGCAATTGTGCTATATAGCAAAAGCCTCCATTTGCTTCCTAAGCGGAAAGACACAATGGAGAAGTGACTCATAACAGCTTTCTTTGCTTCCAGTGCCCTGTATAAAAAAGGAATTGACATGTGCCCCTGATGGGTGTATGTTCCCAATATGGGGACAGCCCATGTGTTCCTCAATGGGGAAGAGTAAAATTCAACCTTTCTAATAGAAaacatggggcccctggtggcacagcgtgttaaagcgctaagctgctgaacttaaggaccaaaagttcccaggttcaaatcccaggagcggcgggagcgaccgctgttagctccagctcctgccaacctagcagttcgaaaacatgcaaatgtgagtagat contains:
- the mylip gene encoding E3 ubiquitin-protein ligase MYLIP isoform X2; translation: MDGLPPYRLKLRVKFFVEPHLILQEQTRHLFFLHIEEDLLSGNLQCSSEHAVELSALLAQLKFGDYNQNTAKYHYEEFCAKELTTAVLESIITKHKELEGLSQTSGEYQVLQIVSTLENYGIEWHSVRDSEGQKLFIGVGPEGIAICKDDFIPINRIAYPVVQMATQSGKNVYLTVTKESGNSIVHLFKMISTRAASGLYRAITETHAFYRCDTVTSAVMMQYSRDLKGHLASLFLNENINLGKKYVFDIKRTSKEAYDHARRALYNAGIVDLVSRSDQSPPNSPLKSSESSMNCETCEGLNCQQTKALQEKLRKLKESLLCMLCCEEEINSTFCPCGHTVCCESCAAQLQSCPVCRSRVEHVQHVYLPTHTSLLNLTII
- the mylip gene encoding E3 ubiquitin-protein ligase MYLIP isoform X1, which gives rise to MLCYVTKPDAVVMEVEVEAKANGEDCLDQVCRRLGIIEVDYFGLQFTGSKGENLWLNLRNRISQQMDGLPPYRLKLRVKFFVEPHLILQEQTRHLFFLHIEEDLLSGNLQCSSEHAVELSALLAQLKFGDYNQNTAKYHYEEFCAKELTTAVLESIITKHKELEGLSQTSGEYQVLQIVSTLENYGIEWHSVRDSEGQKLFIGVGPEGIAICKDDFIPINRIAYPVVQMATQSGKNVYLTVTKESGNSIVHLFKMISTRAASGLYRAITETHAFYRCDTVTSAVMMQYSRDLKGHLASLFLNENINLGKKYVFDIKRTSKEAYDHARRALYNAGIVDLVSRSDQSPPNSPLKSSESSMNCETCEGLNCQQTKALQEKLRKLKESLLCMLCCEEEINSTFCPCGHTVCCESCAAQLQSCPVCRSRVEHVQHVYLPTHTSLLNLTII